GAGGGCACCGGTGAGATCACTCTGCGCCGACTTGTGAAGGAGGCGCTGCGCATGCGCCCCGACCGCATCGTCGTCGGCGAGGTGCGCGATGCCGAGGCGCTGGACCTCGTGCTCGCATTGAACACAGGAGTTCCCGCGGCCGGAACCATCCATGCGAACTCCGCCGACGAGGCTCTCGACAAACTCGCGCTGCTTCCGCTGCTCGCCGGACGCAACATCGATCGCTCGTTCATCGTGCCGGCGCTCGCCACGTCGATCTCCTACGTCGTGCACTGCCGGCGCGAGGCGGACGGGTCCCGTCGGATCGTCGAGGTGATCGCACCGACGGGCGAGGTCGTCGACGGGCGCATCGTGACGACCCCGGTCTACCGAGCAGACGAGACCGCATGACCCTGCTGATCGGGGCACTGCTCGGGGCGGGGCTGCTGCTGTGCGCATCGCCCTGGCTGTGGCCGGCGCACGAGCGTGTGCCGAAGCCGCCGAAGCGCGGCCGCTTGAGGAGACTTCTCGAAGAATCCGGTCATGCGCGCTCCTCGGAGCGGACACTCGTGGTCGTCATGGTCGCGATCGGTCTGGTCGCGGCGGCTCTGGTCTGGCTGATCACCACGCTGGCGCTGCTCGCCCTGATGGCGGGGATCGCCGGCGCCGCCGCACCCGTGCTGTACCTCCGCGGCCGACGGCTCCGACTGCGCAAGGCGCGCAGGCAGCTGTGGCCCGACGTCTGCGATCTGCTGGTCGCGGCGATCCGCGTGGGACTCTCGCTGCCTGATGCCGTGGCCAGCCTGGCGGATTCCGCTCCACCGGCGATCCGGCCCGCGTTCGCGGTCTTCGCGCGTGACCTGCGCGCCACCGGGCGCTTCGAGACGAGCCTGGACCGACTGAAGGACACCCTCGCCGACCCGATCGCCGACCGCATCGTCGAGACGCTGCGCATGGCACGCCAGGTCGGCGGCACCGAGCTGACCGGCGTGCTGCGCGCCCTGTCGGCGTCGGTGCGAGCGGATGCCGCGCTGCGCGGCGAGGTGGAGGCCCGTCAGTCGTGGATCCGCGGTGCGGCTGTGCTGGGAGCCATCGCGCCCTGGGTGATCCTCGCTCTGCTCGCCATGCGGCCGGAGGGGCGCGACGCCTATGCGAGCCCCGAGGGAATGCTGGTGATCGTGATCGGCGCGATCGTCTCGGTGATCGCCTACCGGATCATGCTGCGCATCGGCCGACTTCCCGAGCCTGCGAGGTGGTTCGGATGACTGCCATCACCGATGTCGCGCTCGCCGTGCTGCTCGGCGGAACCTTCGCCCTGGGCGTGCTCGGGGTGCTGTCCGCGCTGCCGCGGTGGGGTGCGGTGCCGCTGGATCGCCGCATCGCCCCGTATG
Above is a genomic segment from Microbacterium sp. W4I4 containing:
- a CDS encoding type II secretion system F family protein yields the protein MTLLIGALLGAGLLLCASPWLWPAHERVPKPPKRGRLRRLLEESGHARSSERTLVVVMVAIGLVAAALVWLITTLALLALMAGIAGAAAPVLYLRGRRLRLRKARRQLWPDVCDLLVAAIRVGLSLPDAVASLADSAPPAIRPAFAVFARDLRATGRFETSLDRLKDTLADPIADRIVETLRMARQVGGTELTGVLRALSASVRADAALRGEVEARQSWIRGAAVLGAIAPWVILALLAMRPEGRDAYASPEGMLVIVIGAIVSVIAYRIMLRIGRLPEPARWFG